The Rhododendron vialii isolate Sample 1 chromosome 3a, ASM3025357v1 nucleotide sequence cttaacagtTTCTCTCTCCGATGCTTGTTTAAAAATTGTACAGGCTACCGCAATCTCAATCCTGAGGTAGAGGAGGGTATCTGTCAAGTGCTTTCATACATGTGGCTTGAGTCAGAGGTTATGCCCGGATTAAAAAATATGCCATCGTCGTCTGCAGCTTCATCATCGTCCTCAGTGTCATCATCTAAGAAAGGCGGAAAGTCTGGTGTTGAGAATAAACTGGGAGAATTTTTCATGCACCAGATTGCCCATGATGCTTCTCCAGCCTACGGTGGGGGATTTAGGGCTGCTAATGCAGCAGTCCATAGGTATGGTTTACGCAGTACCCTGGACCACATTCGCCTAACCGGAAGTTTTCCTCTGTAATCCTATTTATAAAGTTCTACTTTTAATTATGCTTGGAGATGATTGTGTGGCTCCTCAGAAGGATTGAGTTGATCATAAAAGCTTGGATTAGCTCCCCTTTGTTTTTGTTGGGCCTTTTGAGGATACATGGAAAAATGGCTTCAAATgtaataatgaaaagcttatcaCCATTCTACGAAAATGCAAGTGGTTTCTTGTGCACAGCCTTTCATGTTTTGATACCACCACACTAGGTTGAGGGATAGGGAGTGGGAGGATTTCAAATGATATTCATGGCATTCCACCTAAGCTTGAAGTTAAATGGATTGCTTTCCCCCGTCCAATCTTTCTAGTCCAGCTCAAGTTTCATAGGGACAAAAATTGAATTCCAGGTGATGATCAAGGTCATGTTTAAGCTACAAAACAATGTCAACCGGCGACAAAAAGATATACTGCGTGTGAGCAGGATCTTGAACAGACAAATATTTGAATCAAAGAACAACAATACGACAATAATTGAATCTACTCTTACAAGGCTCTCTTCATCTATCCACATTCGCAGTGCTTCCTTTTTAGTTCCAGAGATAGGGAGATGTTCCACAACTAGCCATGAAGTCTTTCCACACGATCTCTTCTGAGGAAGCTATATGGCATCTCTGTTGTGAATTCAACCAACTCCATCCTCCTCCCCCCAAATTCGTCCTCAATTAGAGCAACAGTTTCTCCTGCCCAAATTACTCGAGTAGTCTCCAACATTGATCGACGTGCCTTGACCCGGAAGTCCCGTAGCTGCCTCTTGAGCTGCCAACGCCTTCCTGCTTATAATCTGATAAATATCCAACAAAATTGTCTGAAACGCCTTCTCGATGTTCAATGCCTCCAATGCAGAGGTCTCTAGGAACGACAGCCCTTCCTTCTCAGCCAAGAGCCGAGCATCTTGGTCGGAGACCGCTCTGAGGTGGTTGAGATCGGCCTTGTTTCCGGCCAGCATGATGACGATGTTGGAGTCGGCATGGTCCCTCAGCTCGCGGAGCCACCGCAGGACGTTTTCGAAGGTTTGCCTCTTGGTTATGTCGTAGACCAGGAGGGCCCCCACGGCTCCTCT carries:
- the LOC131320472 gene encoding ras-related protein RABA2b-like, translating into MAYKVDHEYDYLFKIVLIGDSGVGKSNILSRFTRNEFCLESKSTIGVEFATRTLQVEGKTVKAQIWDTAGQERYRAITSAYYRGAVGALLVYDITKRQTFENVLRWLRELRDHADSNIVIMLAGNKADLNHLRAVSDQDARLLAEKEGLSFLETSALEALNIEKAFQTILLDIYQIISRKALAAQEAATGLPGQGTSINVGDYSSNLGRRNCCSN